One genomic segment of Esox lucius isolate fEsoLuc1 chromosome 15, fEsoLuc1.pri, whole genome shotgun sequence includes these proteins:
- the itpka gene encoding inositol-trisphosphate 3-kinase A isoform X1 codes for MPKEREKRRKSSKEAGLSEGFVKDRRTSRKGPEIHDELCQIPEVRLAEINSTRKTATMEVLTVPQVTITPDGGSSREIQQEDWAEVDGPLRRKMSSSSISSTGSSVVHEESEDDILSDSETKSKGNITLEHLCEDTGEQSKPWWKLKTIVNWPFVSSQRRSLSWVQLAGHKGNFKAGSEGTILKKFSENEKQCFERLQGDVLQDFVPGFRGVVQTDGEPFLHMTDLLVKFDRPSIMDCKMGVRTYLEEELVRARDRPKLRRDLYEKMLEVDSEGPSPEEHLQKAVTKPRYMQWRETLSSTHTLGFRIEGIKKADGTCHTDFKKTRSTEDVTKVFRDFVGGNTSILNTYQTKLATIQQALRSSKFFARHEVIGSSLLFIHDHTERAEVWLIDFGKTTALPEGQTLNHWIPWEEGNREDGYMWGLDNLMRTLGSLTKTRN; via the exons ATGccgaaggagagggagaaaaggcgAAAGTCCTCTAAGGAGGCAGGGCTATCTGAGGGGTTTGTTAAAGATCGCAGAACAAGTCGCAAAGGACCCGAGATTCACGATGAACTCTGCCAAATACCAGAAGTAAGGTTAGCTGAGATTAACTCAACTCGCAAAACCGCTACGATGGAGGTGCTAACTGTACCGCAGGTGACAATAACTCCAGATGGAGGAAGCTCGCGGGAGATCCAGCAGGAGGACTGGGCTGAGGTGGACGGTCCTCTGCGACGGAAGATGTCCAGCTCCTCTATCTCCTCAACAGGGTCCTCCGTAGTGCACGAAGAGTCAGAAGACGACATTCTGAGTGACAGTGAGACAAAGAGCAAGGGCAATATCACGTTAGAACATTTGTGTGAGGACACGGGAGAA CAGAGCAAACCCTGGTGGAAGTTGAAGACCATCGTCAACTGGCCTTTTGTTTCCTCCCAGAGAAGAAGCTTGTCCTGGGTCCAGCTAGCCGGACACAAAG GAAATTTTAAAGCTGGCAGTGAAGGCACCATTCTGAAGAAGTTTTCAGAGAATGAGAAGCAGTGTTTCGAGAGGCTGCAGGGAGATGTTCTCCAGGACTTTGTGCCGGGGTTCCGTGGGGTTGTGCAGACGGATGGCGAACCCTTCCTGCATATGACCGATCTACTGGTCAAATTTGACAGACCTAGCATTATGGACTGCAAGATGGGAGTAAG GACCTATCTGGAGGAGGAGTTGGTGCGGGCGCGGGATCGGCCCAAGCTCCGCAGGGACCTGTATGAGAAGATGCTGGAGGTGGACAGTGAGGGCCCCAGCCCAGAGGAGCACCTCCAGAAAGCTGTCACCAAGCCCCGCTACATGCAGTGGAGGGAAACACTCAGCTCCACCCACACGCTTGGCTTTCGCATTGAGGGCATCAAG AAAGCCGACGGTACCTGTCACACAGACTTTAAGAAGACGCGGTCCACGGAGGATGTTACCAAAGTCTTCAGGGACTTTGTGGGAGGCAACACCAGCATACTT AATACCTACCAGACCAAACTGGCAACAATTCAACAAGCCCTGAGGTCATCGAAATTCTTCGCAAGACACGAG GTGATAGGCAGCTCCCTTCTCTTCATCCACGACCACACCGAGCGAGCCGAGGTGTGGCTGATTGACTTCGGTAAGACCACGGCACTACCCGAGGGACAGACCCTGAACCACTGGATCCCCTGGGAGGAGGGCAACCGGGAGGACGGTTACATGTGGGGACTGGACAACCTAATGAGGACGCTGGGCTCTCTCACCAAAACAAGGAACTAG
- the itpka gene encoding inositol-trisphosphate 3-kinase A isoform X2: MPKEREKRRKSSKEAGLSEGFVKDRRTSRKGPEIHDELCQIPEVRLAEINSTRKTATMEVLTVPQVTITPDGGSSREIQQEDWAEVDGPLRRKMSSSSISSTGSSVVHEESEDDILSDSETKSKGNITLEHLCEDTGESKPWWKLKTIVNWPFVSSQRRSLSWVQLAGHKGNFKAGSEGTILKKFSENEKQCFERLQGDVLQDFVPGFRGVVQTDGEPFLHMTDLLVKFDRPSIMDCKMGVRTYLEEELVRARDRPKLRRDLYEKMLEVDSEGPSPEEHLQKAVTKPRYMQWRETLSSTHTLGFRIEGIKKADGTCHTDFKKTRSTEDVTKVFRDFVGGNTSILNTYQTKLATIQQALRSSKFFARHEVIGSSLLFIHDHTERAEVWLIDFGKTTALPEGQTLNHWIPWEEGNREDGYMWGLDNLMRTLGSLTKTRN; this comes from the exons ATGccgaaggagagggagaaaaggcgAAAGTCCTCTAAGGAGGCAGGGCTATCTGAGGGGTTTGTTAAAGATCGCAGAACAAGTCGCAAAGGACCCGAGATTCACGATGAACTCTGCCAAATACCAGAAGTAAGGTTAGCTGAGATTAACTCAACTCGCAAAACCGCTACGATGGAGGTGCTAACTGTACCGCAGGTGACAATAACTCCAGATGGAGGAAGCTCGCGGGAGATCCAGCAGGAGGACTGGGCTGAGGTGGACGGTCCTCTGCGACGGAAGATGTCCAGCTCCTCTATCTCCTCAACAGGGTCCTCCGTAGTGCACGAAGAGTCAGAAGACGACATTCTGAGTGACAGTGAGACAAAGAGCAAGGGCAATATCACGTTAGAACATTTGTGTGAGGACACGGGAGAA AGCAAACCCTGGTGGAAGTTGAAGACCATCGTCAACTGGCCTTTTGTTTCCTCCCAGAGAAGAAGCTTGTCCTGGGTCCAGCTAGCCGGACACAAAG GAAATTTTAAAGCTGGCAGTGAAGGCACCATTCTGAAGAAGTTTTCAGAGAATGAGAAGCAGTGTTTCGAGAGGCTGCAGGGAGATGTTCTCCAGGACTTTGTGCCGGGGTTCCGTGGGGTTGTGCAGACGGATGGCGAACCCTTCCTGCATATGACCGATCTACTGGTCAAATTTGACAGACCTAGCATTATGGACTGCAAGATGGGAGTAAG GACCTATCTGGAGGAGGAGTTGGTGCGGGCGCGGGATCGGCCCAAGCTCCGCAGGGACCTGTATGAGAAGATGCTGGAGGTGGACAGTGAGGGCCCCAGCCCAGAGGAGCACCTCCAGAAAGCTGTCACCAAGCCCCGCTACATGCAGTGGAGGGAAACACTCAGCTCCACCCACACGCTTGGCTTTCGCATTGAGGGCATCAAG AAAGCCGACGGTACCTGTCACACAGACTTTAAGAAGACGCGGTCCACGGAGGATGTTACCAAAGTCTTCAGGGACTTTGTGGGAGGCAACACCAGCATACTT AATACCTACCAGACCAAACTGGCAACAATTCAACAAGCCCTGAGGTCATCGAAATTCTTCGCAAGACACGAG GTGATAGGCAGCTCCCTTCTCTTCATCCACGACCACACCGAGCGAGCCGAGGTGTGGCTGATTGACTTCGGTAAGACCACGGCACTACCCGAGGGACAGACCCTGAACCACTGGATCCCCTGGGAGGAGGGCAACCGGGAGGACGGTTACATGTGGGGACTGGACAACCTAATGAGGACGCTGGGCTCTCTCACCAAAACAAGGAACTAG